The window tgttttgttatttattttacgttcatcggggtttgaacaacaacaaaaaataatcatcaaactgtgtgaatcggcgaggCCATTCTCAcgtaagtttgcggatgattttttgttgttattgttcatacccagatggacataaaagaaataacttactaacaataaaaataaaagtttatattttttgGAATTAGTTTTTGGttcttaaacaataacgctGAATAAGACAAAGTAttaatataaagtgacgtcatcagaaaTGACATGGCCTGACGATGTAATGTTTACGTTCATTGAGAagtgaacaaactcccgttgctacggcTGGATCAATGTGATGAcgttatttaagaattgaacgtgaatttttttgagtttcatgctagtatgaaacgcaaaaccgctttacacactgtatgaatggcgtagcgcgttagcacgaagccattcatactaaagtgtgtaaagcggttttgcgtttcatactagcatgaaactcaaaaatattcacgttcaattcttataattccaaacacataaccatgtcattaatgtaaacctctttaaaataaaaagtgaactctattttccaactatttactattttattaacacaaaattcatactcaacattagcggaatgcCTATGGTAGTTTCGGCTTtttttccgtcaatagccgaatgagagaatgacaatgttacaatcattaatacaattcatattaattttttgcattaaatatcaataccaagtagaaacattttgaattcactagaaacatataacgtaagtaattttaataacttttaacctgtaataaaaatgtctgaagcgatctattttgtatggtataatttatatgtgaagcggttggtgtatgaatatttaactacgaactgtggatgggcgccatttttttttattactgtccagatttaccaattacgacgttgaaattacagttataaaatatttgagtgcgtgaaaattccatgtgttgatagatttgacatggagaaagtggtttcaatgtttccggaaatggatgaaacaggtgtgtcgcgagtttctgtgtttactggccttgtaattgtggaagtggcaacacaggatggttttggcatgtgtgacttcaagtggtgcgacacaagtattcgtgacatttgacagtgccatgctgatgtttcgtttttggaaagtggaacattctctgttgtagcttcgaattgaagcttcgttcctgtgtcccgacatgaacatgatatgcctagtttcaaaacccgagtcgtttaaagattggatcacagtggctatgtgttgtgtaccgtgtacgtcatactacaatgctgttgaatgcgcgttactgctaatggttggcatgaactgactgaattttgtttttgaaatcgcttttgtaaaagaccaaattccattggaattatacactttttttggatcgacaaaatagatttttagctgtgggattttgaattcactataaacatgtaacgtaagtcatttcaataacttttaacctttaataaaaaatgtctgaagcgacctattttgtatggtataatttatatgtgaagatttttagatgtttacaagtttgacggcagacgattactgtttgatgtctaaaaatagaatctcaaggaaattcctcggggattcctttgttgacataattcataaagtagttccggctatatagccaaaaatagtgctaaactgagattcatggtgctatgaatgccagtttttatcatcacgtgatacgaatttaaccaatccaagggtttataataaagggatttttagagattggaattatattataatgaatgtaatggaaagTTAATTACTGATAAATTACCTTCTACTAACTATAGTATTATAGCATTATACTTATAAGACATGAATAGCAGAAAAATGCATTATACTTATAAGACAGGACAATGTATCACAACAACCATTAGCAATACAACCATCATTCGACCAGTTCGGTATCGCCAATAACAATTATCCTTTACTTTGTCCTCGCACAATATCCTCATCCAGAGGAACTGCATGGTAACAGTTGTGTGTGCACCAGTTGTAGACATACATTGACCCCGCACTGCACGATAATTGTCAACAATGAAACAATGGTAATTCCAAGTCCAGATAGTTCAGGAAACATGTAATCAGCTACTAAGACTGTGGCATATATTGGATATGTCACGAATGACACCATGACTATGGAAATGAGATATGTGGTGAATTGTCTGTCAGCTTTACTGTCATTGTCCGGGACGCTGTGATTCATGGGATAGTCTGATGTCACCTTCGCCATCTTCTTTAGAAATCGACGAATGCTGGTAACCAAGTACGCCATCCCAGCTAGGGGTACAACGAGCAGTAGCAGGATTTGAAGAATCTTTAGTAGCAGACGCCATTCGCCGCCTAGCTCCAGACTCTGTGAGACGTACACAAGAAGGACGACTGGGGAAAGTGCACACACTGTGATAAACAGTGGCATCCATTTGCCAGAAATCTCTCCAACACGTGGCCCACTGACGGTTCTGTGAACCGATGACTGGAGCAGCAACCTTTCTATGATCAAAGCGGCCATTTTGCACACGCTGGACTGGTCTGACGACATCACCATCAGCGTGCACAGCTCGTGGAGTGCTGGAAGCTGGTTCTGTAGACTGAAGAACAGCTTTAGGAGGATCACGCAATCCAATATTGAAAGGAGTATGATGCATGCAGCTGATTGGAGTTGTCTCTTTCGTAGCAACAGAAAAACCGCCAAGCAGTTGCCAAAGACGCCAACCCAGACGAGGATGTTAAGAACAGGAACACATTCTTGTTGAAGATCAGGATGCATTCTGAGAATCTGTCACTTAAAGCTGTCCACAGCTTGTCTTAgttttatctacaatatataattgtatGAAAAACACCTATGTTAAAAGGACCCGTTCACAATGAACAATATACATGTGCAaaagccgataattaattaatgattattatccacattgtTCAACACAACAAGAGTATTGGTGAGGTATATTATACGCCCTCAGGAGTTTgttggaaaaccatagatattaatgaataatatgttatgggtatgattcaattcttaTTATGTGAATATAGACAAATGATTTGATTTAgttgtatcacagtgacctagtaataatacacgacacaccgccatcccaagttgttcctacatgtgaggttttgtggtcctgtatgcatctgtatgcaagatatggtccggacaaggatttactgttatgtgcactagaccgtgaaaagtaggtcacagtgatctagtaatagtacatgacacaccatcatcccaagttgttccaacatgtgaggtttgatagtcctgtatgcatttgtatgtgtgtgtgtgtgtgtgtgcgcatgcgTTAAGGTGGCAAGACGTTCTCTATCGGCTCTACAAAGTTTACAGTTTCTTCATGAATTAACCCACAACTTTGTTTTAAGAATGTGCTAGAAACGTTGTCAGTTCGAGTACCAAGGGTAAAGTTCGTAAAAGAACAGCTGAGATGATGTGAAATAGATATTCGACAATGCAACACTAATGGGCAGTTGGATCCCATGAAAAGCAATATGGCGGATCAGAAGACTGTTGCTGAGAAAAAATCTGGTCCTGCCAATGACAACTTACAACAGAGCCAAGCACATCAAGTAAGTGGTGATAGCATTTTATCACCACCGACATTGGCTAAGACCCTAATGGACATATTAGCCAATATCGAAATTCAGATTTCCAAACTTCCAGCTATTGAAGTACAACTTGCAGGCTTAGTAGAGTTACGGAAGAACTTAATGTAACGAAAGAGCGAGTAGGCGCACTGGAAAACAGCTATAAAGTTGTGAGCGACTCCTTTGATACAGCTACAGAACAACGTACACACATTAAAGCTACCGCATTGGAATTCGATAAAAAGGTTTCCAAACAGTTTCAAAAAGTTGATACACAACTggacagtaaagtaaagtttgttttagttaacgacgccactagagcacattgatatttgtttatgttatcatcggctattggacgtcaaacatatggtcattctgacactgggttttgtagaggaaacccgctgtcgccacataggttactcttttgcgacaggcagcaaggggtcttttatttgctcttcccacaggcaggatagcttaaaccatggcctttgttgaatcagttatggatcactggtcggtgcaagtggatcacacctacccattgagccttgcggagcactcactcagggtttggagtcggtatctggattaaaaataccatgcctcgactgggatccgaacccggtacttaccagcctgtagaccgatggcctaagcacgatgccaccgaggccggtcgactGGACAGTATCACAGCACAAACAGACAAATTGAACAGTGACAAAACTGAATTACAGGAGACTATCTTTGATTTGCAAATTCGTTCCATGAAAAACAATTTACTCTTCGGTGGACTAAAAGAAAACCCAAATAAAAATTGTGAGCGTATCATATACGAGTTTATTGACAGCGAACTGAACATGGACACCAGTGATATGTATTTTGACAGATTGCACCGTGTAGGTAAGAGCACGCGTGAGAACGCTGACCGTCCATGCCCAATAGTGGTTAGGTTTGAACGGTACTGTGACAGAGAACACGTTCGTACATGTTAAAAGTCAAACCATACGGTATTATGGAACAATTTCCGAGCAAAATTGTTGAACGGCGAATAAACTAATTCCGCTCTTTCGCAGAAAAGAAAGTGTCATTCACTGCCGATAAGCTGTATATTGACGGCCAACGGGTCTATCTGACTtatattacttaaatattatgtccattaccactacagaaaacactttgtaacttattttgttcatattttctccatactgcactcggtgcagtttatgagaatataattcatgtcttgtcttgtcttgtcttgtcttgtcttgactTGACAGAGAAGCCTACTTCGCCGATAAATAATCCACCAAGCTGCAACATGCGACCAAGAAGCTCTGGATCTTCGCCCAACGACAACCCAAGCAAGCGAAACCGAACTAATCAGTGGCGACAATAGGGGGGTCAAGGAGGTTCCAATGCACATGATCAACCATGTGAAGAAGATATGTGCTCTAACATTAATCTGGTGTTCTTAAATGTGTGTGGTATTAAGTCGAAGCTAAACGTCCCAGAGTTTCACACTTTTATCAATAAATATGATATACTTTGTTTCTGTGAAACTAAAGCAAATGACCTGGATTGTATAAAcatcccaggatatatatttattatgaaaaatagaAAATGCAATTCAACAGTTAGATCAGGTGGAATTGGTTTAGcgataatataaaaatttactAATGTTGTAGATATTACAATCAAAAGCAATTGTGAATTTATCTTGTGGTTTAAAATTATGTCAAAACTGCTTTCCATTAAATGAGACCTAATTATTGGTATTGTGTACATTCCACCTGAAGGTTCACCATACAACACTGATAGCACTTTTACAGAAATTAGTtttgaaattaacaaaaaaatccGACAAAACTGTCCAATTCTACTTGTTGGAAATTTCAACGCACGCACTAGGTTATTAAATGACTACACTAGTTCTGAACATGTGTCAAACTGTGACAACTTCAACTATTTACCAGATGATGTTGACAGTATTAATTGCGCTTTGGAGACAATTGGTGTACCCTTAAAACGATATAATCAAGACTTAGCCAAACCTAACAGTAATGGGTACAAATTGGTTGACCtgtgtaaaattaataatatttttattatgaatgGGGGACTAGGTGCTGATAGTTGTATTGGTATGGTCACATGCAAAGGCGTTAGCCTGGTTGATTATGCAATCGCAAGTTATGATGTTTTTAATCTTGtacaacattttaaagtttGCGAATTTGACCCATTATTATCCGATATACATTCTCCAATTGAACTGTGTATCAAACAAAACTGTGATTTGTTCCAAATAGATATCCCCGAACGAATAATGTGACAGGCTCACGGAGATAGAATGGGACGCTTAGTGATCGATTCTTACAAGAAATTAACCAATCAGAGATCGACAGTATTGTGACCGGCTTACAAGACGGACGCACTACCTGACTAACGTTGACAACACAGTGAAGAAAGTCCCTGCTATATTTCTTAAAAGTGCTGAAAAAGCTTTTGGTTGCGTAACAACAAATAACATAAGAAGGAAAACAAAAGCCAAACGAGGTCATAAGCCATGGTTTCGGACGCAGTGTTTACAAAGCAGATGTAATTTCCACGTGGCCAAAATGAAACACCAGCTGGAAAAGTGTATGGCTAGTGAAGACAAGTTAAAAACTGCAAGCCGAAACTACAAACACGTTATTAAAGTCCATAGTGCTAAATATAGAAGCAAACTGGAGACAAATATTAATAAAGCCATAAAAGATGATCCCAaatcactttttaaaattattaaaaacaaagaagagtCCCTCTCTTGATGAATTTTATGATTATTTCAAAGTTATTAACGACTGTTCTGAGTTGACCGAAGAAGCGGAGTGTGATGTCGACGCGATTGCAGCGTCACGTGACAGGAGTACCTTCTTGAACGCGCCAATCACCAGAGAGGAGGTTCTCAAAGCAGTCAAGGAATTGAAAACGAACAAAGCGGCCGACCatgatgaaataataaatgaatatatcaAATGTACTATTGATagttttttaacattatatgtAATACTATTTAACAGTATTCTTAACAGTGGTGTTTTTCCAGAAGAATGGTCCCTGGGGATTATTAAAAccatatataaaaagaaaggagacagagaaaatGTAGAAAATTACCGACCAATAACATTATTGTGTTGTTTAAGcaagttatttacaaatattttaaataataggcTGACTGTgtacattgaacaaaacaatatcCTTACTGAGGCTCAAGCAGGATTTAGGAAAGGATATTCCACCATTGATCATACATTTTTCATCAATGGTATTATAGAACTACCAAAAAGAAGAATGAAGCAGCTCTACTGTGCGTTTATTGACTTAAAAAAAGCTTTCGACAAAATCTGGAGAGTGGGATTGTGGTCCAAATTGATAAATACTGATATAGATGGAAACCTTTTTAGAATAATTCACAATatgtataataacataaaatccTGTGTTAAAAAAGATGGTCTccacttttattttctttatatttaagtGTGAAGGTGTGTCAGTTACTGCGTATGACATAGATATATACTCTGATCTTGGTCTTAATTTACTAACTATGATGTATGCCGATGATACCGCCCTACTAGCAACAGAATCTGAAGATCTTCAGCAACTATTAAACGCATACAAGGACTATTGCAAAAGGTAGAAACTTGAAATGAACGTAACAAAAACTAAAGTGGTGATATTCAGTGGAAACAAAAAGGACTATAGAAGTAAATGGTTTATAGACGACGTTCAGCTTGAAAATATTGAcgaatataaatatcttggcatttaacttcataaaacaaataaatttaatttatgtcAGAAAACCTTATTTGAACGGCACAGAAAacgatgttttatatattaagaaaatgtaatgAATTTTGTTGGTCTATAGAATACCGAATCCAATTGTTCGACTCAGTTGTTGTACCTATTCTGTTGTATGGGTGCGAGATATGGGGTTTTGCCAATCTCGATAATATAGAAAAACttcatattcaatttttaaaataactaactCCATTTCAAAAGAATACTCCTATAAATATGTTACATGGTGAATTTGAAGAAAACCCCTTTACCTGATTGTATTTTACAGAATGGTTTGTTTTTGGGCTAGACTTTTAACAGGTAGAAGTACAATcagctattttataaacagtttttcttacagtccagcatatgtgacaaattgtgtgaatctcaagtcaagaataatgctatcttgcagtgagtccaCGTGGCATACAGTAAACGTTTAATTTCGCAGCAGCTCTGAGACACCTAATTGGGTCTGagttgttaatactttgaaaatgtactggcggcaggaagtaattgtaaacaataacaaattatcgTTGGATGGCAAACACTGGAAAgggtcatgggtgtttccaTCTGTGTAcacagtaaccttatcctacacTGAGATGGTAAATTGTGctccctggtattgtagcaggttgctagaagctcttaacaactatagaaaaacaatttgtcaaacaaagcaaagccttaaaaccagttacaacaaatatatttgttatactaattattacttgaaatgtaagctatcataccagttataacagatatatttattacactaattaaacacgaaatgtatcctatcagagtaaactgcaccacctgtagtgttgagctactgactgaattaataatcaaccgttaagataagttaatacgtttaatgatttttaatacacagtaatttaatgaaacaaaatgaatacagggccattaactatattcggcatttttctttaaatgttttcactcgttctaaagtgtctacgttttgacatgttctaaaacaaaattatgttcttcaacttaatgttttaaacagaaatttagaagaataaaatgacaaatatatttacaatcaacgtgtaatgattcctagcagaatgcgcattttcgtaggttttacaaaaatgcacaaaaatctCATCGTGCGTAAGATGTTTGCATGCAACATGGGTCAGAtgttactaaaacaatgtttagaagttatatgtgattaaaacttactaaaataatatgacattagcaaataattaccacaattCTACTGTCCATGCAAGTAATATTACTAAAGGTACCCgtgttgaaaccaaaatctattgattgatatactttaaattgcacatatatgcactggcgtatctgggtagccagggattgggcacaagaggacctctttttttttcacaataccaacttttataatgGATGTCAcccaataaaatgtgtaaaagcagTGCCCTCTATCTCCACTCCGGTAAACGGACAAAACCCCACccggaaaaaaacccactggataaaaccccactggaaaaacccccactcggacataaccccacacagaaaaaaacccactcggacataaccccactcatatatctcaatatataacaaaatcgtatatacagtatttattttttattgaaacaagTGTAATCTAGCCTACTTCCACCTCACACAGTGGCCGATGCCTTTCAGAACTTCCGAAATGGACTTGATGTCATCCCGTCTGTCAGTGCAGAGGTTATGGAGCTTCGTCTGCAGCTTCTTTATGTGGTGTCGTACCCGTTTTGCAGGTCGTTCACCACGCTCATCCATAAGTCGTGCAGTAGCAGCCTGGGTTTGATCCTTCCGAATGCTGTCTATGGCTCTCCAGATGGTTGGGTGGGCATGTCCAACTAGTTTCGCAAAGGAATTGTTCCACCCCTCACATATGTTATTGGTTCTGGATCCACCTTTCAATGTGATGGTGTGCACATTCCAGATGGATGGTGCGTACGCAGGGGGAATACGGCGCATACGAAGAGGAGGTACAGATCCATCTGATCGTTGAGGAGGCTGAATACGGCGATAAGATCCTGACACATAAGTGCTGTCAAAATACACGAGCAAGGGTTCCAGCCCATCAGGGGTGTTGTCACGCAGATAGGTCATCCCCTCTGGTACATCATTAACTGGTAGGAATGCCAGTCCATCAAGCATACCACAGAAAAGCTTAACATCCTTCTCTTCCCGATAGCGTTGAACAAGGCGAGACTCTGTATTTTCCTCCACGTGCTCTGCGTAAGATGGTAGAAGCATCCATGAACATTGACTTGTGGACCAAAGGTTGTTATTACTGCATTCATCACAGCTTGTTCAAAGTCGAGGGTGACAGTTACAGGATCAGCCTGGAATCCTAGCTCGCTGCAGCGATCCTGAATTGATATGAATAGTTCCTCATATGTGGATTGGTGCTTGTTTGGTAGAAATGCATACACACACGTCACAGCTGACTCACCGAGTGGAACACGAATCACATACAGCTGAGTAAACAACAGTGGAGCAACAGTGAATGTTCCATCCATAAACCATGACTCAGAACTGGCAAGGTGACGTAATCCGTCCCGAACACTAACATACGATCAGAGGAATCCACACCGTTGTCATATATGAGAAATCTGTCTCCATCACTTGAAGTGGTCCATTCATCATCTAGCATGACATCACGGAGCGAAGTGGGGTTCTTGGGCATATGTTTAGCCCGTTCTCGACGCAGTGCACGTTTGATGTGATCAGGTTTACCGAGTTCTGCGCGTACATCTACAGGTGTGTCACTGATGGAATCGACTAGGAGCTGAGCAAGTGTACCACGTGATGTGCCAGCACGCTCCTTCATGGCTGAACGCAGCTTTGCCACTGCTACAGACTGATCCTGTGGATCATGGCTATGTTGTGTGAAACTAACGATGGTCTTTATCTGGAAAGATACAAAGTCAAATATTCAGGCTTTAA of the Gigantopelta aegis isolate Gae_Host chromosome 12, Gae_host_genome, whole genome shotgun sequence genome contains:
- the LOC121386117 gene encoding uncharacterized protein LOC121386117, which produces MDLGLPIVDWVCHKFYIRWTPYKVEEYYVSIHFLRTVNTTMEVIKNNKGGLKLIHEGYLYTKRYARKNIRWECSSRAAFTCKGGVTSDLEIKTIVSFTQHSHDPQDQSVAVAKLRSAMKERAGTSRGTLAQLLVDSISDTPVDVRAELGKPDHIKRALRRERAKHMPKNPTSLRDVMLDDEWTTSSDGDRFLIYDNGVDSSDRMLVFGTDYVTLPVLSHGLWMEHSLLLHCCLLSCM